The Parcubacteria group bacterium genome window below encodes:
- a CDS encoding RNA polymerase sigma factor: MVNEKKGLKIRSRAINLAKVKKMSDSELIILLKCKNPIVHNELVNRYQKKLFIYLYRFIGNKEETEDLLQNVFLKVYKYCENFDTERKFSSWIYRIAHNEAVNCIKRKSIKKFISLEDFVSSKDRIETKSDAKSPMEVWISKELRNEMKDALKKLPEKYKEVLEMRYFQEKSYEEISKALKKPVNTIGTLINRAKGKLESVVGLSREKREKNKRK, encoded by the coding sequence ATGGTCAATGAAAAAAAAGGCTTAAAAATAAGGTCTCGCGCCATAAATTTGGCGAAAGTAAAAAAAATGAGCGATAGCGAGCTTATCATCCTTTTGAAATGCAAAAATCCAATAGTGCATAACGAATTGGTTAACCGATACCAGAAAAAGCTTTTTATTTATCTCTATCGTTTTATTGGGAACAAAGAAGAGACTGAAGATCTTCTCCAAAATGTATTTTTGAAAGTTTACAAATACTGTGAAAATTTTGACACTGAAAGAAAATTTTCTTCCTGGATTTATCGAATTGCCCATAATGAGGCAGTTAATTGTATTAAGAGAAAAAGTATCAAGAAGTTTATTTCATTGGAAGATTTTGTTTCCAGCAAGGACAGAATAGAAACCAAATCCGATGCCAAATCTCCAATGGAAGTTTGGATAAGCAAGGAGCTTCGCAATGAGATGAAAGATGCGCTCAAAAAGTTGCCGGAAAAATACAAAGAGGTTTTGGAAATGAGATATTTTCAGGAAAAATCATATGAAGAAATAAGCAAAGCGCTTAAAAAACCGGTAAATACAATCGGAACACTTATCAACAGAGCAAAAGGAAAATTAGAAAGCGTTGTCGGCCTTTCCAGAGAAAAAAGAGAGAAGAATAAAAGAAAATGA
- the tsaD gene encoding tRNA (adenosine(37)-N6)-threonylcarbamoyltransferase complex transferase subunit TsaD has product MKVLGIETSCDETASSIVECKNGEINILSNIVSSQVKLHAKWGGVVPNLAAREHLKNIIPVLKMALKEAGILPTDLDLIAVTNGPGLIPALLIGTNVAKTLSYVWEKPLIGIHHIEGHIYANMIREISSKKEIDFPVLCLVVSGGHTQLVLMNNHLQYEIIGQTLDDAAGEAFDKVARILNIGYPGGPAIAKKAAIAESRIMNYDLSKKNKNNSMIHDSKFMIHLPRPMLNRNTFDFSFSGLKTAVLYETKKHPELIGNKNYITEMCREFQQASIDVLVSKTIKAAKEYNPKTILLAGGVAANQELRRQLGEAIENNLPVAIYRLPTIEYTGDNAAMIATAACFRWNKMTAAQKEKALQNWKNLDTDANLKLK; this is encoded by the coding sequence ATGAAAGTGCTAGGAATCGAAACATCATGCGACGAAACTGCATCATCAATAGTTGAGTGTAAGAATGGAGAAATTAATATCCTTTCCAATATCGTTTCTTCACAAGTTAAGCTCCATGCTAAATGGGGCGGGGTCGTTCCTAATCTGGCCGCGCGCGAACACCTCAAAAACATAATTCCGGTCCTGAAAATGGCGCTCAAAGAGGCTGGCATCTTGCCCACTGATTTAGACTTAATTGCTGTCACCAACGGTCCCGGACTGATTCCTGCACTGCTCATTGGAACGAATGTCGCCAAAACTCTTTCCTATGTTTGGGAGAAACCCCTCATCGGAATTCATCACATTGAAGGACATATTTATGCAAATATGATCCGCGAAATTTCCAGCAAAAAAGAAATTGATTTTCCTGTTTTATGCTTAGTGGTTTCCGGAGGCCATACTCAATTGGTTTTAATGAACAATCATTTGCAATATGAAATTATCGGACAGACCTTGGATGATGCGGCCGGTGAAGCTTTCGACAAAGTAGCCAGGATTTTGAATATTGGATACCCGGGTGGCCCAGCCATTGCTAAAAAAGCGGCAATCGCAGAATCAAGAATTATGAATTATGACTTAAGTAAAAAAAATAAAAACAATTCCATGATTCATGATTCAAAATTCATGATTCACTTGCCAAGGCCGATGCTAAATAGAAATACTTTTGATTTTTCTTTCTCCGGGCTCAAAACTGCAGTTTTGTATGAAACAAAAAAACATCCCGAACTCATTGGGAATAAAAATTACATCACTGAGATGTGCCGCGAATTTCAGCAAGCCTCCATTGACGTCCTAGTTTCCAAAACTATTAAAGCCGCCAAGGAATATAACCCGAAAACCATTCTGCTAGCCGGCGGAGTCGCTGCCAACCAAGAACTAAGAAGACAGCTAGGCGAAGCCATAGAAAATAATTTACCCGTTGCAATCTATCGGCTGCCGACTATCGAATATACCGGCGACAACGCCGCTATGATCGCTACCGCCGCCTGCTTCCGATGGAATAAAATGACAGCCGCGCAAAAAGAAAAAGCTCTCCAAAACTGGAAAAATTTAGACACCGACGCAAATTTGAAGCTGAAATAA